One genomic segment of Mangifera indica cultivar Alphonso chromosome 6, CATAS_Mindica_2.1, whole genome shotgun sequence includes these proteins:
- the LOC123218196 gene encoding derlin-2.2-like isoform X2, which translates to MVQTDANHHPNLSHSRYRHHHWLLSRYLDFLFHMFFLARYCKLLEENSFRGRTADFLYMLLFGATFLTGTVLTGGMIPYLSESFAKIIFLSNSLTLMMVYVWSKQNPFIHMSFLGLFTFTAAYLPWVLLGFSVFVGASAWVDLLGMIAGHAYYFLEDVYPQMTGRQPLKTPSFIKALFADEAVVVARPVNVRFAPPAEEIHQD; encoded by the exons ATGGTACAAACAGATGCCAATCATCACCCGAACCTATCTCACAGCCGCTATCGTCACCACCATTGGTTGCTCTCTCGAt ATTTGGACTTTCTGTTCCATATGTTCTTTCTTGCTCGATACTGCAAGCTTCTTGAGGAGAACTCTTTCAGGGGAAGGACTGCAGATTTCCTTTACATGCTTTTATTTGGAGCCACTTTTTTAACAGGCACTGTTCTTACTGGGGGAATGATACCTTATTTGTCAGAATCATTTGCAAAAATCATATTCCTTAGCAATTCATTGACACTCATGATG GTTTATGTGTGGAGCAAACAAAATCCTTTCATCCATATGAGCTTTTTGGGTTTGTTTACATTTACGGCAGCTTATCTACCATGG GTGCTTTTGGGGTTCTCCGTCTTTGTTGGTGCTAGTGCTTGGGTGGATCTGCTG GGAATGATTGCTGGCCATGCCTACTATTTTCTTGAAGATGTGTATCCACAAATGACTGGTCGCCAACCATTGAAAACTCCATCCTTTATCAAAGCATTGTTTGCAGACGAAGCTGTAGTGGTGGCACGCCCTGTAAATGTGAGATTTGCTCCACCAGCTGAGGAAATTCACCAAGATTAA
- the LOC123219493 gene encoding tobamovirus multiplication protein 1 isoform X1 produces MRRFTKMPLSLTPVELGPLSGNWWDEINDSSEWQDGIFYTLCAAYALVSSVALIQLIRIELRVPEYGWTTQKVFHLMNFIVNGVRAIVFGFHHEVFNLHPKVLTWVLLDLPGLLFFSTYTLLVLFWAEIYHQARSLPTDKLRIVYISINAAIYFLQVCIWVYLWIDENTVVQLIGKLFIAVVSFIAALGFLLYGGRLFFMLRRFPIESKGRRKKLHEVGSVTAICFTCFLIRCFVVVLSAFDADASLDVLDHPVLNLIYYMLVEVLPSALVLYILRKLPPKRISAQYHPIR; encoded by the exons ATGAGAAGATTTACGAAAATGCCACTTAGCTTAACACCTGTGGAGTTAGGCCCTCTGTCTGGCAACTGGTGGGACGAGATCAACGATTCTTCGGAGTGGCAGGACGGGATCTTCTACACTCTCTGTGCTGCTTACGCGCTTGTCTCCTCTGTTGCTCTG ATACAATTAATAAGAATCGAGTTAAGAGTGCCTGAGTATGGTTGGACGACACAGAAGGTTTTCCATCTTatgaattttattgttaatggaG TACGTGCTATCGTGTTTGGATTTCATCATGAAGTGTTTAATTTGCATCCCAAG GTACTGACATGGGTATTATTGGATCTTCCTGGACTTCTGTTTTTTTCTACATACACACTACTTGTCCTCTTTTGGGCTGAGATATATCACCAG GCTAGAAGTTTACCAACTGATAAACTACGGATTGTTTATATCTCAATCAATGCTGCAATATACTTTTTACAG GTTTGCATATGGGTATATCTCTGGATAGATGAAAACACGGTGGTACAATTAATTGGGAAGTTATTTATTGCAG TGGTATCATTTATTGCTGCACTGGGTTTCTTGCTATATGGAGGAAG attatttttcatGCTGAGACGCTTCCCTATTGAATCAAaagggagaagaaagaagcttCATGAG GTTGGATCTGTTACAGCCATTTGTTTCACCTGCTTCCTGATAAGGTGCTTTGTG GTTGTTCTATCTGCTTTTGATGCGGATGCATCACTGGATGTTTTGGATCACCCCGTTTTGAATTTGATCTACTACATG TTGGTTGAGGTCCTACCTTCGGCTCTGGTCCTGTACATTCTGCGCAAGTTGCCTCCCAAGAGAATTTCTGCACAATATCATCCTATCCGGTGA
- the LOC123219493 gene encoding tobamovirus multiplication protein 1 isoform X2, with amino-acid sequence MRRFTKMPLSLTPVELGPLSGNWWDEINDSSEWQDGIFYTLCAAYALVSSVALVLTWVLLDLPGLLFFSTYTLLVLFWAEIYHQARSLPTDKLRIVYISINAAIYFLQVCIWVYLWIDENTVVQLIGKLFIAVVSFIAALGFLLYGGRLFFMLRRFPIESKGRRKKLHEVGSVTAICFTCFLIRCFVVVLSAFDADASLDVLDHPVLNLIYYMLVEVLPSALVLYILRKLPPKRISAQYHPIR; translated from the exons ATGAGAAGATTTACGAAAATGCCACTTAGCTTAACACCTGTGGAGTTAGGCCCTCTGTCTGGCAACTGGTGGGACGAGATCAACGATTCTTCGGAGTGGCAGGACGGGATCTTCTACACTCTCTGTGCTGCTTACGCGCTTGTCTCCTCTGTTGCTCTG GTACTGACATGGGTATTATTGGATCTTCCTGGACTTCTGTTTTTTTCTACATACACACTACTTGTCCTCTTTTGGGCTGAGATATATCACCAG GCTAGAAGTTTACCAACTGATAAACTACGGATTGTTTATATCTCAATCAATGCTGCAATATACTTTTTACAG GTTTGCATATGGGTATATCTCTGGATAGATGAAAACACGGTGGTACAATTAATTGGGAAGTTATTTATTGCAG TGGTATCATTTATTGCTGCACTGGGTTTCTTGCTATATGGAGGAAG attatttttcatGCTGAGACGCTTCCCTATTGAATCAAaagggagaagaaagaagcttCATGAG GTTGGATCTGTTACAGCCATTTGTTTCACCTGCTTCCTGATAAGGTGCTTTGTG GTTGTTCTATCTGCTTTTGATGCGGATGCATCACTGGATGTTTTGGATCACCCCGTTTTGAATTTGATCTACTACATG TTGGTTGAGGTCCTACCTTCGGCTCTGGTCCTGTACATTCTGCGCAAGTTGCCTCCCAAGAGAATTTCTGCACAATATCATCCTATCCGGTGA
- the LOC123218196 gene encoding derlin-2.2-like isoform X1, translated as MAQAVEEWYKQMPIITRTYLTAAIVTTIGCSLDIISPLNLCLHPTLVVKQYQFWRLITNFFFFRKMDLDFLFHMFFLARYCKLLEENSFRGRTADFLYMLLFGATFLTGTVLTGGMIPYLSESFAKIIFLSNSLTLMMVYVWSKQNPFIHMSFLGLFTFTAAYLPWVLLGFSVFVGASAWVDLLGMIAGHAYYFLEDVYPQMTGRQPLKTPSFIKALFADEAVVVARPVNVRFAPPAEEIHQD; from the exons ATGGCTCAAGCTGTAGAGGAATGGTACAAACAGATGCCAATCATCACCCGAACCTATCTCACAGCCGCTATCGTCACCACCATTGGTTGCTCTCTCGAt ATAATATCGCCTTTGAATCTGTGCTTGCATCCAACGCTTGTGGTTAAGCAGTATCAGTTCTGGCGCCTgatcactaatttttttttcttccggAAAATGG ATTTGGACTTTCTGTTCCATATGTTCTTTCTTGCTCGATACTGCAAGCTTCTTGAGGAGAACTCTTTCAGGGGAAGGACTGCAGATTTCCTTTACATGCTTTTATTTGGAGCCACTTTTTTAACAGGCACTGTTCTTACTGGGGGAATGATACCTTATTTGTCAGAATCATTTGCAAAAATCATATTCCTTAGCAATTCATTGACACTCATGATG GTTTATGTGTGGAGCAAACAAAATCCTTTCATCCATATGAGCTTTTTGGGTTTGTTTACATTTACGGCAGCTTATCTACCATGG GTGCTTTTGGGGTTCTCCGTCTTTGTTGGTGCTAGTGCTTGGGTGGATCTGCTG GGAATGATTGCTGGCCATGCCTACTATTTTCTTGAAGATGTGTATCCACAAATGACTGGTCGCCAACCATTGAAAACTCCATCCTTTATCAAAGCATTGTTTGCAGACGAAGCTGTAGTGGTGGCACGCCCTGTAAATGTGAGATTTGCTCCACCAGCTGAGGAAATTCACCAAGATTAA